CCAGCGTTGAAAGCCGACCCACTTGATCCCGCTGCACACGCAGGCGAGTTTGAGTTTCATCGATTGAAGATTGAATCCCCACATTCTGCGTGGCGAGGGATTGTGCTGTCAATTCGATCAGAGCTTGCTGATCCCGAAGCTGCTGGGTAAACAGTTCAAACCGCTGCCGCTGCGCTGGCGTTAGTCCGGTTGGATCGCCGCTTAATTGTGCCACTAACAGTTGACGATTCTGGACTCGGTTAAACAACTCAGGTGTGATCTGTAGCTGCCCAAGCTGTGCTGGATCGATCGATTTTCCCTGTCGGGCTGCCCGTAACACTGTCACGGTTTTTTGCAACGGGTCACGCTGTTGCAGCAAGGTTTGGAGTTGGTTTTGCAGCTCTGTTTTATCAAGCTGCACCAACAACTCTCCCCGTTCGACCATTTCACCCTCCTGTACCTGGATCGCAGTTACAACGCCACCGCGCCTGCTCTGAACAGGCTGAGATGAGGATAAGGGTTCGAGCTTGCCCCGCGCCGGGACAATCACATCAATTCGCGCCACGATTGACCAGAGCAGGACAAACACGAGCGTCACGACCATCCCGGCAATGCTCAATACTGCCCACCGTTCCTGACTGGGGAGGGTTGCTTCTCCTGTGGGAGAGACTGCCTGCACCAGTTTGTTGCGCTGAGTATCAACCCAGGACAGTAAATAATTCAACAACTTCCACCGCATCTGAACTCTCATGGTTAATCTCCTTTGGATTGCTGGGAATAAAGCGTGTAGTAAAGCTGTCGCTGCGCCATCAGTTCAACGTGAGTGCCACGCTCAACAATCGCGCCCGACTGCAAGTAGAAAATCTGGTCTGCCTGCCGCAGATTAGCGAGTCTATGGGTGATGCAAAACACGGTCTTACCCTTGAACACTTTCATCAGGTTCGCCACGACTCGCCGCTCAGTTTCATAGTCCAGGGCACTGGTCGCTTCATCTAAAATCACTAACCTGGGGTTCTGCAAAATCACTTGAGCAATCGCAATTCGCTGACGTTGCCCACCGGATAACCGTGATCCTCTTTCCCCAACGGGCGTGGCGTAGCCTTGAGGCAGTTTCTCGATAAAGTCGTGGGCTTCCGCCAGTTGAGCCGCCTCAATCACCTGAGCGTCGGTATAAATGCCCTCATAATCGATGTTGTCTCTGACTGACGCATCAAACAGCAGCGGTTCCTGGGGAACCATGCCCACCTGCTGCCGCAGTGAGTCAAGGGTCACTTTGTTGATGTCATAGTCATCGATCGTAATTACGCCTTTTTGGGGCACGTAGAGGCGATTCAGGAGCTTCACGAGCGTCGATTTGCCAGAGCCGCTGAGTCCCACCAAGCCGACGAATTGCCCTGGCTCAACCGTGAGGGAGACATCGGAAAGCTGCATCTCTCCGGTTGACTGGAATCCGAAGGAGACATTTTTTAGTTCAACTTTGCCGATCACAGGCGGCAGGCTTAGCTGATGTGCGTCTGTTTCTGAGAATTCTTCAGTGGTATCAATTACATCCGCGAGGCGATTGATTGAAAGCTGGACTTCCTGCACCCGCTCGGAAAGTTGAGCCAGCCGCAGCAGTGGTCCGGTCACGTATCCAGCAATAATTCGGAAGGCAATCAGTCCACCCAGCGTTAAGTCGCCCTGCACAGCCAAAAGTCCACCCACCCACAGCACGACCAAACTGCTGAGCGTATTTGCCAGCGTGTTGATCGAACCATAGACGCGACTGGTCATCGTCGAACGAAAGCTGACTTCCAGATATTTGAGATACTGGTCATTCCATGTGGCTTCCACGAACTGTTCCCGGTGCTGTGCTTTCACCGTAAACACCCCATTGAGGGTTTCAATCAGATAGCTTTGCAACGCTGAATTCTTGTCAGCCCGTTGCTTGTACAGATCCCGCACTGAAGACGCACCGAACAGGGTGATTGCGAGAATGACCGGAATGGTCAGCAGCGTACAAAGGGTGAGTATGGGGCTGTAACTCAGCATGACCACGATGTAGATCAGTGAGAACAGCACATCCATGATGACTGTGAGAAACTGGCTGGTCAGGAACGATCGAATGGTTTCCAGTTCACTGATCCGGCTTGATAATTCCCCCACAGGGTATCGCTGGAAAAAGGAGAGGGGCAGTCGTAGCAGGTGACGCAGCGTATAGCTTGCAATTTGCACATCTACTCGATTCGAGACGCTGTTAAAGATAAAGTTGCGGGAAATGTCCAGCACTGACTGAGCGATGCTCAAACTCAGCATGAGGATGCCAAAAGCGGGTAAAGCTCCGGCAGATCCGTTAATAATTACCTTGTCAATAATCTGCTGCGTCAATAGGGGTGTCGCTAACCCCAATACCTGTACAAAAATGCTGGCAACCAGGACAAGCAAAAGGGACTTGGCTTCTGGCTTGACATAGGGCAAGACCCACTTCCAGCCAAATTGCCGCACCGCAGCTCCAGGCTTGCGCGAAAACACGAGAGCTTCGACCAGCGTTCCGTCTTGATCCAGGCTCTCAAGCTGCGGCAGCACATCCTCAATGGGCAATGTCTGAACGCCCCAGGCTGGATGTGCCAGAGTCAGAACATCGCCTTCTGCTTCACTTCCTACGTCATAGAGAATGCAGGGCTTCCCATCCAACTCCAGCAGGGCTGGACACTGAATGCGTCTGAATCCCCCAGGACTGGCAGAGAAATGAATTTGCAGGGCATCCATGTGGAAGCCTTCTGCAATCTTGCTGTAAAAATCTAACCGATCTGGTTTTTGATCAATGCCTTTAACCCGGCTCCGCAATAGCTGGTGTCGAAAGGGCAGCTTCAATAAATCGGTGAGGTTCCAGAAGGCAACGACAGTCGCTTCTGCCAGCGTGTCTTCTCGCGCTGTACGCCCTGGATAGTGAGGGGACTCTGAAGGAAGTGGTATCTCTGTTGAAGGCGGTTGCAGCAAAGCCTCCAGACGGGACAGCGTTTGAATTGCTTCCGGCTCAGTTGCGATGGTGTGCTGAGGGTCAAGCGGTAGGGATTCCGTTTGCAGGATGACTGCGATCGTTGGGCGATCGACTCCGACAAGACGAATGGGATAAATCAAAGAATCGTCAAGCCTGATCTGCTCAACATCCAGCACCGATCGCCCAATCTGATCTCCTCGGACACTGCCGCCGCTTACCAGCCAAAGAAATTCTGGCGCGAGCGGACTAGGATCACCCACAAACCAGTGGCACACCTTAATTGCTTTCACACGAAGCAGATAGTCTGCAAGGTCTTTGGTGCTGGGTAAAACGCTACGGTTTGCCAGTCGCCCCAAAAAGCGATCCAGCAAATCATAGACCTCTAGCAGGCTAATTTCAGCTTCTAGAATGGGTAACAGCAGGGGCAGGATTGCCTCTATCCGATCGGAGGGAATCGCAAGCGTCTGTACATCTTCTTCAAGGCTGGCAGCGCGAACACTACCATAAGGAACCCGGCGCAACAGAGGTTCCCAACCAATGCAGGTTCCGGGCTGAAGGGTTTGGATCGTGGGCTTGCCTGATTGACTATCTCCTAGCGCCCGTGCCCGTCCCGTCAGTAGAATATGGGTCATCGCCGGAAGTTGCCCCTCTGGAGAAAGCGTTTCCCCCACTTCAAACGTTTGAAGCGTAGCAGAGCCGAGCAATTCATCCAGGGTCGTAGGGTCTAAATGGCGCAGTAAAGAGTCCTGCACCGCAGGCTGAATCACAGTCGGTTCTTCGATCGGCAATGCCCTCACGTTGAAACCTCCGTTTCAGCTTTCAGTTCATCGTCTGAGGCTGGAGCGGGGGTGCGATAAATCTCAAACTGCGTGGGATCGTTCATCAGAGCTTTTGCTTTTCGCTTAAGCCATTCTTCAAACAACCGATTGCGAAGTTCCTCCTGAATCACCCCAGTAAACCGTGCTGGAGCAAATCGCTCAATGCGGACAATCCAGTAAGCGGAACCCACTTGAATAGGGGGATAAATTTGTCCTTCACCGGGGTCTTGATAAGCAATGCGAGCGATCGCTTGGGGAAGCTGGTACAGGCGGAGCGGACCCACCCACCCCTGCGTATGGCGTTCCTCGCCTTCCGAATACAGCGATGCCAGTTTGGGGAAAGTTGCTTCCCCATCTCGAAGCTCGAAGAAGATTTCTTCTGCTCGTTTCTCCTGGCTAACCAGAATGCGGGAAAACTCAACCTGATCAAACAGGGGTTTACAGCGCATGAACTCCGATTCGAGTTGGGGTTGAAACAACTGATATTTTAACTTCTCGGTGAGGAGCGATCGGTAAATGGTGGCTTGAAACTCTTCCGGGGTCAGCTTTTTCGATTTCAGCCAGTTTGCAAAAAACGCATCAAAATCGTCGGGCAGATCCGTTCGACCCGTGAGATATTGATGCAATTCTTGTTTGGTCACTTTTACTTCGCGGAGATAGCTGCTCAACAAAACCTGCTCAACAAATGCAGGCATCTGCCGAAGCTGGGTCAGGGTCATAGCAAGCTGCTCTCCGCTGAGAACGGTTGAACCGATTCGCACACACGGAGTCATGAAGACCGCTTTGGATAGGATTTTGAGAAAAAGAAAGATACTGCGTTCTGTGTATCACGCAGACTGCTTCACCAGACTGTATCCAATGACAGAGATCGGATGTCTACCCAGATATACAGGATCGGCTCAATCAAACGAAAGAGGGGCAGGAATGTTGATGCTCCCTACACTGAAATCACACTAGAATCAAAAATAAGTCCGTCCAAAAAGCTTTTCCAAATTCAATCAACTTGAGTGCGTTCTTCCTGTAAGAACGCCTGCACTCTTATTCATTTACCGGAGGAAGCATGAAAGGTCGAAACAAGTGGTTTCGTCAAGGCACAGTTGCTACGGCAATTTTGGCTGGGGGTTTAGGAATTCTGGGGGTTAATCGTCAAGCGTCAGCCGATCGCGCAGCCCTGCCCGATGATCTGGAGAACCAGTACGCCGAGCAGGTTGTTGCCGCCGAAACCAAGGCAAACGGGGGGCAGTTTGCAGATGCCCTAAGAATTGGTGAGGGGATTCCGACGAACAGTAGGCATTACAGCACCATTTTACAAAAGCAGGAAATGTGGGCAAAGCTCCTGCTTCAACAAGCCCGTGATGCCAGCCAACGGGGAGAACTCCAAAAAGCAACTGCTCTGGTGCGTCCTCTAGTGAGCCGCCCCAATCTCGCCCCTGAAGCCCAGCGGCTATCAGCCCAGTGGCAGCAGCAGGCGGAATTAATGGCTCAGGTCGAGCAGGCACAAGTCCAGGAGGACTGGCAGGGAGTGAGGCAATCGATTGAAACCATTCGTGCGACTGACACAACCCTCGCCAATACGCCGAAGTTACAGGCAATTAGCCAGGAGGCGACCCTGAAGGCGTATGCGTCTCCTGAAGGAACAACCACAGCCGCTTTCACCGAAAAACCAATCGCAACACCTGCCGCCTTTACAGACGTAATTGGACGAAATCTAGCACCTAGTCCAGTCATGCTCCAGATTGGCGACACTGCGATCGACATCTCGACCGTGACAAAAGCGACTCAACCTGAAAAGCCTACTGCCGTTGTGACTCCGCAACCGATTCCCAGGCGGGTTGTGAGAACGACAGGCAATGAAGTCCTTAGCGCGACTGTCTCTAAGTCTTCTAAAGAAGTTGCCCTAGTGGATTCAGGAGCATCGATATCAGAAGTTACAGGAGGCGACAATGCGCCGACACTGACTGAAATCGAGTCGATCGGGACTTCCCCATCTATGCCTACGGCAATGGAAACTTCTACTTTTGAATCTGCACCTGCCTACACGACTTTGCCAGATTCCCCTTCTCTAAATCTTCCAATGGAGACATCTACAGCGGTCGAGACAGTTGGGGCGACCGTACCCGTGGAAGGGGTAAACATTCCTTTGGAAATCATTCAAAAAGACGCTCAAGGAAAAATCAGCAATTCCTTTGTTCATTAGCATTCCAAGAGCCGATCGCGCAAGAAGGGGGACTCCCCCTTTTTTGCTAGACTTGCTAATCAAATCAGTCTAGCAAGTCAACCCTGTGTAGCTCGACTAGGGAAATAAGCTAGTCAAGCTAGAAAAGTTGCTAGATTGACTAGCTACGCCAATTGGTCTAATTAAGTAGTCTGCGATACGATTTGGAGAAGGAATAATATTGGCAGTTAGAGCAAGCTCAACCTTGCAGAGGGAATCTACCAAAAGGAAGACAAGACAAACGAATAACTCAATTTAGAGTAAACAAAAACAAGCTTGAGAAACATCCTTTTTTGCGTTAATCAGATGGGCGCAAGGCTGTATCTCTAATTACAAAATGTGGGATCAAATGCGGGACATTCAATCTCAACGTTCTGCTGGCTTCGATGATAGTTGCTTGCTTCACTTCGTTCGCAACCATCTCATTGCCGCTTGCTTGACTGCCGATGGCTTTGTGGTGAACTGCACCCCGAAGTATCAGGCTTTGTTTGGTAGCGATAGTTGTTTTGATGACTTTGTACACCCTGATGATGTTTATCAGGATGTGGAATTGAAACAGCAATTAGTCGCCGGAAACATCAACGAATTTCGCGTTGAGAAGCGATTAGTGGATCAAAGTGGTCAGGAGCATTGGTTCGAGGTTGAAACTTCACTGCTTCAAGCAGCAGCGGACAACGGGGAGCCTATTTTTGCGGTCATATTGACCGATATTACTGAGAATCGAAAAATTTACGATGCACTGCTCTGGAATGAAAAGCGATGGAGAGATTTAGTCAACCACAGCTTGCTGCTGTTTTTCCAGTGCGACATTGGCGCGAACCTGCTTTACTTTACGCCTAGAGTAGCACAGCTTCTAGGAATTAAAGCGAACGAGTGGATTGAACGATCCATTACCGATTTGATTCACCCTGACGACCTGGATGAGTTTGAGCAGTTTTTTATCTCAAATTTGAACGGCAATTCTTCTAGCTACATCTGCCGTTTCAGGACACAAGATGCGGGATGGGTGGAACTAAAGTTAAAAGCACAGGTTAATGACTCAGAATCAGGCATCATTCTCCATGCTCAAGACCTGAGCGTACAGTTTACTTTGGCAGGACAGCTTCAGTTTTATCGTTTCCAGTACAAAGCCCTGCTGACAGAGCTTTCCCAGATGATTTCGATCTAGGAATTTGCCCTACGCTTCAACTGCACTCCCTTAATGCTGCGAAAAAACTTTTCTAGAAAAGTTAAAGGGTCAGTCACCTCAGCACTGAACTCGATCATTAAATTTCGCCCAATCTCTTTATCTCTCTCTGAATATCGCGTACTACTCGCATTCTGCGAAATTTGTACACCCAGATCGCGACACCATTCTGAAAGAACGTTGAGCGGCATATTTCCAGGCAAAACCTCTTGAGTATTGACTCTGATTTCAACAATTGTTCTTTGACTCGAATGCAGCAACTTATAGTTTAAGTTGCTCAGATTAAGCTGCCAGGGTGAATCAGGCAAAGCTTTTTGGGAGAGGACAGCAAGCTGCCTCAGATAGCTTGTCATCAAGCTAGTTTTAGCTTGATTAACAATCATAAAAGTAGAATTGGGCTGCATTTTAGGCTGGCGGATGTCCCTGATTTTAGGCGGAACGGATTGAGAGAAGCCAGAAACCTGCGAGTCCTTTTGTGCAAGCTTTGAAGTTGATGCAGCAAGTGTTGCTGCCTTAACAACCGTGACTTGATCCCAATAGTCTCGATCGAAAACCCCAGATCGAAACATACAAGCTGGAAACTGATGTTGTTCCCGCTCTACTATTTGTAAGTTATCATCTAAAATCTCAACGTGCAGAAAAGAGGGGATTCGATTGTAAATCTCAGGTCTGATCTTCATCACGTCATAGTCTGGAGGCGGCGGAGTCAGCATCACCAGCCGCACAATTTTATACTGACTGCTTCGAGACGATTCCAGACGAAAAACGCTAGTCTCTGGATTGAATTGAAGTGCCCCTAGCCGACTGGAAACATAATCGAGAACATATCCTGCCTCAACAAAGAATAAAACGCCCATGTAAATGTCGCCATGAACTTTATACTTTGCGCTAATCGAGATGTAATATTGCTGAGGACAAGTTAATCCGAATTTACGAAAACTATAATCCTTCTTAACCTTGATCCGGTGAACAGGGATCTTTAGCTTCGATGGCATTCCGCCCTGCTGCTCGATCTGGTCACGTTCGTTCTCTTCGTCTTTGATAAATTTCTTCAAAGGCTCTAGTTCATACGAAGGCAGTTGCGTAATCAAATGGCGAATCAGTGATACCTTCTGCCTCGGATGCAGCGAGCCAGTCAAGTCGAGCAAACTATTATCCGATAGTCCGCTCTCCTTAGCCGCTTTACTTTGATCCAGATCCACAGTCTCCTCATCCAATCCGAACTGGTTTGGGTCTTTAGTCATCGAGCTAATGCCCCAAGAGTCACCACATCAACAAATTGCTTTTACTTCGCTGCTATTAATTTATCGCTATATCAAAAGGATAGATTATCCTGGAGGGGGGCATTTTTCTCCTCAAGCGATTACGTCTTTCGGTAGATTTTGCGGCAGTTCAGGCAGAACTCCTGCACCTGATCACTTCTCCAGTATGAATCAAAGCTTATAATCTCAATCATAAAAATTGCAGTAGGGGTGCTGTCAAGTTCCTCCTCGGCTTTTGATTCCTCTCAGTAAAGTTACGGTTTGCTACCCACTATGAATGGATTTGCTCAATTGCTTGTATCTCTTACGGAGGAGGAGCTTTTAAGCCAGTTTGTAGAGCCGATCGCCATCTATAGCCGACAGGGAGATTGCCTGTATAAAAGCAAACGATTTTTAAGCACACTCTGGGAGACGAATACCGATGAGAAAGGGTTCTCCAGGGTAGCTAATCCCAGTTCGCACCTATACGACTACTGGCAGTCTGCCCTCCAGCAAAACGTCTGCGAGTTCATAGAATCACAACTGTTTTGCTCTTTCCACACCATGCCGGGGGCTGAAACAGTGGTTCTTAGAATTCAAAAGTGCCCATTACGGCTCATTGTCAATAGTATCAACTATGCAGCAGCCGTCGTCAATCAGCGGTCAGAGATCGTTTACTACAATCAGCAGTTTGTTGATCTATTAGGAATTCAGCCACCTGATTCATTCCAACTCAATCAACTGATACATCCAGAAGATCGCAATGTCGATCGATCGCGCTGGACAGATCTGATTGAAGGCAAAATCGCTGCCTATAACATTGAGAAGCGTTTTCTCTGTGGAGAGCAGGGAATGGTCTGGGCAAATGCTCATATTCAAAGCGTTGCCCCAGAAGAAGTACCTGGAACAGATTTGTTTTACACCGTCATTCTCGAAGATATTTCAGAGAACAAGGCAAACTATGAAGCCCTGATTTTAGATCATCATCGGTGGAAGATTTTTCTATCGAATCAACTGAACCTGTTTTTCCAGACGAATCTAAACGGTCGAATTTATTCGGCAAGCAATGCGGTTGTGACCACGTTGGGATACCCCCAGGAAGCCCTCAAAGGAATGCAGATTGCGGATCTGGTACATCCCAGAGATCGGGCTAATTTCCTCAGATTCCTGAAACTTTGGGGTCAGCCAGAGCATCCGTCAATCATGATTGAGTGCTGTTTTCAGAAATATCGCTCTCACAAGGAGGTTTATCTCTATATTCACGGGCAACGTCTCACAGGCACAGGAACCGTGGCAGATTCAGGCATCATTTTTTATGCCGTCGATATTACAGAGCGAAAACAGCTAGAGCAAGAGAATCAAGCCAAAGAAGAACGGTATCGATCGCTGGTGTCTAATCTTCCCGGAGCCGTGTATCGCTACTGGAGTAATTTATCAGAGGACTATTATGCCTTTGAGGTCATCAGCCCAGAGATTGAGCGGATTACAGGCTATGCCGCGCACGAATTCTTGAGCAATCCACACCTTTATCAAAGTTTGATTGTAAAAGACGATCGGACGATCATCGAACAGGCTATCGCCAGAGCCGTAGCATTGCAGGAACCGTTTGCCGTTGAGTATCAAATTCAAGATGCTTTGGGTCATTTGCGTTGGGTACAGGATCGCGCTCGGTGTGTGGTGAGTGAATCGGGGACACTGCAATGGATTGATGGGGTTTTGCTCGATGTGACTGAGCAGAAACAGTCTGAAGAACTGCTGCGGGCTGTTTTTGAACAGGCTGCGGTCGGGATCAACCTGATGGATCAACAGGGCAATCTAATCCGAGTGAACCAGAAGCAGTGCGAAATGCTGGGCTACTCTGAATCGGAACTGGTTGGGCTTCCAGCAATTGATTTGACGCTGCCAGAGGAGCAAGAACAGAAACAGAAAATTTTGCAAGACCTGCTCAACGGCAAAATAGAAAGCTATTCAGCCGATAAGCTTGATGTGAAAAAGAATGGCGAGTTGTTGTGGGTCACAATCACGATGTCAGCCATTCGGGAACGCAACCAACTGAAATACGTGGTGACGATCGTTCAAGATATCACTGAGCGAAAATGGGCAGAGGCACAACTGAGGGAGCAAGAAGCACAGCTTCAGGCAATTTATGAATCGTCTCCCATTGGGATTGCCGCAACCGATTATGAAGGGAAATACCTTTGCGCGAATCCGGCATATCAGAAAATTATGGGCTACGACACGGATCAGCTTCAGCAGATGAGCTTTCACGATCTGACATACCCGGAGGATCTAATCCCCGATGCGGAACTGTACCAGAAGGTTGTGGACGGGGAAACCAGCACTTACCAGATTGAAAAACGATACGTTCGTGCAGACGGGTCAGTTTTCTGGGGACGCTTGACGGTTGCCGCTGTCGAACGACCCGATGGACAGGTTCAATTTTCATTTGCCCTGGTCGAAGACTTTGACAAGCAGAAGCAGGCAGAGCAATCGGCTTCCCACTTCCTGCAATTGCTGAGAAGCAGCCTGGAGCTATCCACAGACGGAATTCTGCTGCTGGACTTACATTGGCATCTCATTCACTACAACCAGAAATTCATTGAGTTGTGGGAGATGTCTGAGGATGTGCTGAAACTGCAAGACGACTGGCAACTGGTGAATGCTATGCAGGAGCGCGTCGTTAATCCTGAAGCGTTCGTTGCTCAAATTCAGGAGGAGTACAATTCTCCCCATATCGAGGATGTGAGGGAGTGGCAATTAGTCAACGGCAAAACCTACCTGCGGATCTCGCGTCCACAAGTTATTGACGGTCAGATTGCAGGACGAGTTGTTTCCTATAGGGAAACTGAATCCTTCCGACAGTAGGAATGCAATCTCAATAAACAATCTGTCCGCTACCCAGCGATCAGTGCCTCAAATACTGCTCGAACTGCCTCTCGTTCCTCGTCAGTCGTGGCATCAGCCCACATTGCTTGCAGATCTTCGATCGAATCTTGAGGGATTGATCCGGCTGTTGGGGACTGTAGCTCGGTTTCAGTCACTTCTACTTTTGGATCTCCCGTCTGTTTTTGAGAATCTATAGTGGGGGGTGATCCGTTCGATTGAGCCGCTTTTCGGCGTTGTTCGCGGCGGTCTAAAATGCCCTTGAGTAGATGCCAGTGAGAACTCTCTACTCGATAAACGCGCAGCTTTTCGCCTTCATAGCCCTCGACGGATCGGGACCAGCAAAAATCAACCTTGATTCCCAGTTGGGAGAGAAGCTGATGGACAATTTGTACCTCGCTCATCTTCTCCGACACAGTGAAATGGAGGTGTGCTTTAACAGCCGGAGCAAACTGCAAAGCTTTTTCTGCATAGGTCTGAAGGTCGTACTTTGTCCATTCCTTGTCTGGGTTCAGAAAATCATCTAGCCCTAGTTCTTTGCGAATCGCTTGCCGCACTGCGCTATTGGCAATGTCCCACGGGCAAAGCCCCTGGTTCCAGCTTGCCTGTTTTTCCAGTGCCTTCACCGTGCGATCCGTCGATGCCTCCGGTGAGAACTGTGCTTCCAGGTTGGCAATCTCCCCGCGCAATCGACCCTGTTTGTCCAGCAGTACAAAATCGACGGTCAGAGTGTGGGGATCAATCACGTAGAAATCACAGAGATTAAACCGCTCGATTGCTAACTTATCTTCTGGACTCACGCTATCCTTGCTCTCCAGTTCTAGCTTCTCTGCTAGGGTCAGGATACGCGCAGCGACGATCGCCTCAGCATCCATCTCCTTCAGTTCTGACCGGGTTTCTGCCAGCATGGAGCGTACAGATTCGTCACGTTCCCACCGGGCAACGGTCAGACGATTCCCCTCATATCGGAGCCGAACCTGAAGGGCATCTGCAAGTTGCAGCATTGACCAGTTTTGCTCGGCAGCAATTTTGCTGTAGAGATCTACATGAGGGTCGGATTGCCAGTCGTAGTTGTCCAGTTCCCCGGCGATGTCTTCACGCAGGCTGGAACGAATCAGCGAAACGGTTACAGCAGTTCGCTCTTGCAGATGTCGCTTTAGTTCCATTGCGTTGGTTGAGCGACTGACTTTGTTAAAGCTGCTTCCGGTCTGGGCACACCAGACGATGCGCTCGACACGTTCTCTCACTCGCGAAAGTGCCTGAGACATATCGGCATCATTGATGCTGACTCCGGTAAAGATGCCGTAGACCCGTTGGACGATGCCCTGACATTCGATTGAAACACCAGTGCCCATACTAGGAGTCGCGAGAATCACCAGCCGATTCTTTGCTTGGGCAGCTTCGAGCAGATGGGGGTCAGGGCTACTGATGACGGATCGCTCAAACTCACCGCCCGACGATTCGCTGTTGATATTCCAGACCGTGATGCCATTGTTGCTTTGTTCGATCAGTCGCTCGATCGTTCGGGCAAGTGCTTTAGAATCCAGGCACACAAACAGGGCATGACCGGGAGGAAGACTGCCAATCTCATCCAGCAGTTGTCCAACCACTGCACTACGATCTGAAGATTCAATAAACGTGCAGGGATAGCCGTTACTCTGATAGTCGTTGCGGATGAGAAAGACCTGAGCATCTTCACCCCGCAGTTCTCGAATGTAGTGCAGCGTGGCATTGTCCAGGTCTGCGTCTGCCACAATGACCCGTCGCGCCATTTGAATTAAGGATCGAAACCGCGCCAGCAGCGCCGGACGCTTCCCATCTTTAGCACAGGTGGAGCTGGTCAATAAGTGACGCACGACCTGGACGACTTCATCCAGCACCAGATCGCAGCCCCGAAACTGCTCTGGATCGATCGCCAACAGCGAATCTACACAGAAGCCAATGCGAAGGGTATAGGCAGAGCCGTTGATGAACTGACCCTTTGCTTTATCGCAGTCGCCAATGTAATCCAGTCCCAGCCGTTTAGAGAGGTTGCGCTGGAGGGCAATCCGGTGTCCGGCAGAGAGAACCGCAGGCAAGTCTAAGACCTGTTGTGCCGTCCACTTGGTCTTGCCCGTTCCCTTACCGCTAGAGACACCGATGATGCCTTCCTGGGGAATTTGGTCGAGTTCCAGGGTAGAGAGGTCGGCAGTGTTGATTCTGAGATTGGCTTTCCAGGTGAGCCGAGACTCTAGTTTTTGCCAGATGCGCCAATGTGCAAGAGGCATTGCCTGATCTAGAGCCGTTCCCCACGCGCCAGCTCCGGAGGCGACAATCAAATCGTCTACCCCCTTGCCCA
The Leptolyngbya ohadii IS1 genome window above contains:
- a CDS encoding PAS domain S-box protein, yielding MNGFAQLLVSLTEEELLSQFVEPIAIYSRQGDCLYKSKRFLSTLWETNTDEKGFSRVANPSSHLYDYWQSALQQNVCEFIESQLFCSFHTMPGAETVVLRIQKCPLRLIVNSINYAAAVVNQRSEIVYYNQQFVDLLGIQPPDSFQLNQLIHPEDRNVDRSRWTDLIEGKIAAYNIEKRFLCGEQGMVWANAHIQSVAPEEVPGTDLFYTVILEDISENKANYEALILDHHRWKIFLSNQLNLFFQTNLNGRIYSASNAVVTTLGYPQEALKGMQIADLVHPRDRANFLRFLKLWGQPEHPSIMIECCFQKYRSHKEVYLYIHGQRLTGTGTVADSGIIFYAVDITERKQLEQENQAKEERYRSLVSNLPGAVYRYWSNLSEDYYAFEVISPEIERITGYAAHEFLSNPHLYQSLIVKDDRTIIEQAIARAVALQEPFAVEYQIQDALGHLRWVQDRARCVVSESGTLQWIDGVLLDVTEQKQSEELLRAVFEQAAVGINLMDQQGNLIRVNQKQCEMLGYSESELVGLPAIDLTLPEEQEQKQKILQDLLNGKIESYSADKLDVKKNGELLWVTITMSAIRERNQLKYVVTIVQDITERKWAEAQLREQEAQLQAIYESSPIGIAATDYEGKYLCANPAYQKIMGYDTDQLQQMSFHDLTYPEDLIPDAELYQKVVDGETSTYQIEKRYVRADGSVFWGRLTVAAVERPDGQVQFSFALVEDFDKQKQAEQSASHFLQLLRSSLELSTDGILLLDLHWHLIHYNQKFIELWEMSEDVLKLQDDWQLVNAMQERVVNPEAFVAQIQEEYNSPHIEDVREWQLVNGKTYLRISRPQVIDGQIAGRVVSYRETESFRQ
- a CDS encoding plasmid replication protein, CyRepA1 family — translated: MMLSPSSTARTVLSCEQFQQQIEREFCQGSGIDTELFAATVQIRSDLEFDAVGEPITPIHDALDWRYTRFGFQVKQTLYGALLLNEDGSLWQAKLSQPRKDDRGKTIKYETRKGNGSRAFLPHIPTSIRRRIADRYGIDVPTTGSFWQWLEQHPEIEILFTEGGKKALSLLSLGYVAIALYGVNGGYCKNSIGERLLIEDVGRFTVPGRSIVLAFDQDAEVKTRLRVNVALSRFGGLLQQAGCAVTIATWDGRLGKGVDDLIVASGAGAWGTALDQAMPLAHWRIWQKLESRLTWKANLRINTADLSTLELDQIPQEGIIGVSSGKGTGKTKWTAQQVLDLPAVLSAGHRIALQRNLSKRLGLDYIGDCDKAKGQFINGSAYTLRIGFCVDSLLAIDPEQFRGCDLVLDEVVQVVRHLLTSSTCAKDGKRPALLARFRSLIQMARRVIVADADLDNATLHYIRELRGEDAQVFLIRNDYQSNGYPCTFIESSDRSAVVGQLLDEIGSLPPGHALFVCLDSKALARTIERLIEQSNNGITVWNINSESSGGEFERSVISSPDPHLLEAAQAKNRLVILATPSMGTGVSIECQGIVQRVYGIFTGVSINDADMSQALSRVRERVERIVWCAQTGSSFNKVSRSTNAMELKRHLQERTAVTVSLIRSSLREDIAGELDNYDWQSDPHVDLYSKIAAEQNWSMLQLADALQVRLRYEGNRLTVARWERDESVRSMLAETRSELKEMDAEAIVAARILTLAEKLELESKDSVSPEDKLAIERFNLCDFYVIDPHTLTVDFVLLDKQGRLRGEIANLEAQFSPEASTDRTVKALEKQASWNQGLCPWDIANSAVRQAIRKELGLDDFLNPDKEWTKYDLQTYAEKALQFAPAVKAHLHFTVSEKMSEVQIVHQLLSQLGIKVDFCWSRSVEGYEGEKLRVYRVESSHWHLLKGILDRREQRRKAAQSNGSPPTIDSQKQTGDPKVEVTETELQSPTAGSIPQDSIEDLQAMWADATTDEEREAVRAVFEALIAG